Proteins from a single region of Sesamum indicum cultivar Zhongzhi No. 13 linkage group LG5, S_indicum_v1.0, whole genome shotgun sequence:
- the LOC105161611 gene encoding uncharacterized protein LOC105161611 has translation MWSPSPRLPGGRKNRICLWATFLVMIIFGLLFLILGLTVFKVKRPMMTVHSVALQDLDFSLDIARVRLVFNLTLDVGISIKNPNMVGFKYTNSTAFLRYRGNDVGQVPITAGKIGARHTRSFNFTLSLMADRLLANSTFYSDVSSGTVPFQNYIRVAGKVRILFFSIHVVSYTTCDLDIHPAYRNLSQPKCHYKTKL, from the coding sequence ATGTGGTCTCCGTCTCCCAGACTGCCCGGCGGGAGAAAGAACAGAATATGCCTGTGGGCGACGTTCCTAGTTATGATCATTTTTGGCTTGTTATTTCTAATTCTGGGGCTCACAGTTTTCAAGGTGAAGCGTCCTATGATGACTGTCCATTCCGTTGCTCTACAGGACCTGGACTTTTCACTGGACATAGCTAGAGTGAGATTGGTGTTCAACTTAACCCTTGATGTAGGCATCTCCATCAAGAACCCCAACATGGTGGGCTTCAAGTACACAAACAGCACTGCGTTCCTGAGGTACAGAGGCAACGACGTCGGCCAGGTCCCCATAACCGCTGGCAAAATTGGCGCCCGCCACACCCGTTCTTTCAACTTTACCCTCAGCTTAATGGCCGATCGCCTCCTCGCAAACTCCACTTTCTATTCCGACGTCAGCTCTGGTACGGTgccttttcaaaattacataagAGTTGCTGGCAAAGTGCGCATACTCTTTTTTAGTATTCACGTCGTCAGCTACACCACTTGCGATCTGGATATCCATCCTGCCTATCGGAATCTTTCCCAACCCAAATGTCACTACAAGACGAAACTatga
- the LOC105161494 gene encoding probable serine/threonine-protein kinase PBL8 isoform X2, which yields MGNCGTREESAVVSTAHQHQVQQQLQVLSLPTRNPAADKKHSRSASDLSDPSTPRNFEDFRKNAQLYTNVIAFTLFELETITKSFRSDYILGEGGFGTVYKGYIDENVRVGLKSLPVAVKVLNKEGLQGHREWLTEVNFLGQLRHPNLVKLIGYCCEDDHRLLVYEFMFRGSLENHLFRKATVPLSWSTRMMIALGAAKGLAFLHNAERPVIYRDFKTSNILLDSDYMAKLSDFGLAKAGPQGDETHVSTRVMGTYGYAAPEYVMTGHLTARSDVYSFGVVLLELLTGRKSVDKTRPSKEQSLVDWARPKLNDKRKMLQIIDPRLENQYSVRAAQKACSLAYYCLSQNPKARPLMSDVVETLEPLQSNGGNDVSSSSSSTPTLLCSGSPFVSGRIPDYRMHRRFTGTVSTGVGCRSSNPNCSPGGPAACRVR from the exons ATGGGCAATTGCGGCACTAGGGAAGAGTCAGCCGTCGTCTCCACTGCTCATCAACATCAAG TTCAGCAGCAGCTCCAGGTCTTGTCATTACCCACAAGGAATCCAGCTGCAGATAAGAAGCACAGCCGCTCCGCGTCAGATCTGAGCGATCCTTCAACGCCGCGCAACTTTGAGGACTTCCGCAAGAACGCCCAGCTGTACACCAACGTCATTGCTTTCACGCTCTTTGAGCTCGAAACTATCACCAAGAGCTTCCGTTCTGACTACATTCTTGGAGAAGGTGGTTTTGGAACAGTCTACAAAGGTTACATTGATGAGAATGTTAGGGTCGGACTCAAATCTCTCCCAGTTGCTGTCAAGGTGCTTAACAAGGAAGGCCTCCAAGGCCATCGAGAATGGCTA ACTGAGGTCAACTTCCTCGGGCAGCTCAGGCATCCTAATTTAGTGAAGTTGATTGGATATTGCTGTGAGGATGATCACAGGTTACTTGTTTATGAATTCATGTTTCGAGGAAGCCTTGAGAATCACCTATTTCGAA AAGCAACTGTTCCATTATCTTGGTCAACAAGGATGATGATTGCTCTTGGTGCAGCCAAAGGGCTTGCTTTCCTTCATAATGCTGAAAGGCCTGTTATCTACCGGGACTTCAAAACCTCTAATATTCTGCTAGACTCT gATTATATGGCCAAGCTCTCTGATTTTGGGCTTGCAAAAGCAGGGCCTCAAGGTGATGAGACCCATGTATCAACTCGAGTAATGGGTACCTATGGATATGCTGCCCCTGAATATGTCATGACTG GGCACCTTACTGCCAGGAGCGATGTCTACAGCTTTGGAGTAGTTCTTCTGGAGCTGTTGACAGGAAGGAAGTCCGTGGACAAGACGCGGCCAAGCAAGGAACAAAGTCTGGTAGATTGGGCGAGGCCAAAGCTAAACGATAAGAGGAAAATGCTGCAAATTATAGACCCTAGATTAGAGAACCAGTACTCGGTGAGGGCAGCCCAGAAAGCTTGCAGTTTGGCATACTATTGTCTTAGTCAAAACCCAAAAGCTAGACCCTTGATGAGTGATGTGGTTGAGACTTTGGAACCTCTACAATCCAATGGTGGTAATGATgtctcttcatcttcatcttcaacCCCTACTCTCCTATGTAGTGGCAGTCCATTTGTCTCTGGAAGGATCCCAGACTACCGGATGCATCGCAGGTTTACTGGGACTGTCAGCACTGGTGTTGGTTGTAGATCTTCCAATCCAAATTGCTCCCCAGGTGGCCCTGCTGCATGCAGAGTTAGATGA
- the LOC105161494 gene encoding probable serine/threonine-protein kinase PBL8 isoform X1, protein MGNCGTREESAVVSTAHQHQVQQQLQVLSLPTRNPAADKKHSRSASDLSDPSTPRNFEDFRKNAQLYTNVIAFTLFELETITKSFRSDYILGEGGFGTVYKGYIDENVRVGLKSLPVAVKVLNKEGLQGHREWLTEVNFLGQLRHPNLVKLIGYCCEDDHRLLVYEFMFRGSLENHLFRTLFWFNFLLTAINRNFLRHPEATVPLSWSTRMMIALGAAKGLAFLHNAERPVIYRDFKTSNILLDSDYMAKLSDFGLAKAGPQGDETHVSTRVMGTYGYAAPEYVMTGHLTARSDVYSFGVVLLELLTGRKSVDKTRPSKEQSLVDWARPKLNDKRKMLQIIDPRLENQYSVRAAQKACSLAYYCLSQNPKARPLMSDVVETLEPLQSNGGNDVSSSSSSTPTLLCSGSPFVSGRIPDYRMHRRFTGTVSTGVGCRSSNPNCSPGGPAACRVR, encoded by the exons ATGGGCAATTGCGGCACTAGGGAAGAGTCAGCCGTCGTCTCCACTGCTCATCAACATCAAG TTCAGCAGCAGCTCCAGGTCTTGTCATTACCCACAAGGAATCCAGCTGCAGATAAGAAGCACAGCCGCTCCGCGTCAGATCTGAGCGATCCTTCAACGCCGCGCAACTTTGAGGACTTCCGCAAGAACGCCCAGCTGTACACCAACGTCATTGCTTTCACGCTCTTTGAGCTCGAAACTATCACCAAGAGCTTCCGTTCTGACTACATTCTTGGAGAAGGTGGTTTTGGAACAGTCTACAAAGGTTACATTGATGAGAATGTTAGGGTCGGACTCAAATCTCTCCCAGTTGCTGTCAAGGTGCTTAACAAGGAAGGCCTCCAAGGCCATCGAGAATGGCTA ACTGAGGTCAACTTCCTCGGGCAGCTCAGGCATCCTAATTTAGTGAAGTTGATTGGATATTGCTGTGAGGATGATCACAGGTTACTTGTTTATGAATTCATGTTTCGAGGAAGCCTTGAGAATCACCTATTTCGAA CATTATTTTGGTTTAACTTTTTGCTGACTGCGATTAACCGGAATTTTCTGAGGCATCCAGAAGCAACTGTTCCATTATCTTGGTCAACAAGGATGATGATTGCTCTTGGTGCAGCCAAAGGGCTTGCTTTCCTTCATAATGCTGAAAGGCCTGTTATCTACCGGGACTTCAAAACCTCTAATATTCTGCTAGACTCT gATTATATGGCCAAGCTCTCTGATTTTGGGCTTGCAAAAGCAGGGCCTCAAGGTGATGAGACCCATGTATCAACTCGAGTAATGGGTACCTATGGATATGCTGCCCCTGAATATGTCATGACTG GGCACCTTACTGCCAGGAGCGATGTCTACAGCTTTGGAGTAGTTCTTCTGGAGCTGTTGACAGGAAGGAAGTCCGTGGACAAGACGCGGCCAAGCAAGGAACAAAGTCTGGTAGATTGGGCGAGGCCAAAGCTAAACGATAAGAGGAAAATGCTGCAAATTATAGACCCTAGATTAGAGAACCAGTACTCGGTGAGGGCAGCCCAGAAAGCTTGCAGTTTGGCATACTATTGTCTTAGTCAAAACCCAAAAGCTAGACCCTTGATGAGTGATGTGGTTGAGACTTTGGAACCTCTACAATCCAATGGTGGTAATGATgtctcttcatcttcatcttcaacCCCTACTCTCCTATGTAGTGGCAGTCCATTTGTCTCTGGAAGGATCCCAGACTACCGGATGCATCGCAGGTTTACTGGGACTGTCAGCACTGGTGTTGGTTGTAGATCTTCCAATCCAAATTGCTCCCCAGGTGGCCCTGCTGCATGCAGAGTTAGATGA